The following are from one region of the Sorghum bicolor cultivar BTx623 chromosome 2, Sorghum_bicolor_NCBIv3, whole genome shotgun sequence genome:
- the LOC8086417 gene encoding uncharacterized protein LOC8086417, whose product MQRPNASSSACGTITFEEALRREMEYRKWVERTHPHLLAGICGAPEMHRDVSTGSVPDAIKRKIASEPSVPPQQSSFSCVTGQKQPQNWYPSKKKVKVPHLPSQILQCPRPNVVPSFWCKICKVDCVTEFNFGAHIGGKKHKAKKLEILGKRNAGTPSSQCAAGNRNPGQNGHAVSGNRNNERNVASSITAGPNCDLSSESRTNGTEER is encoded by the exons ATGCAGAGACCTAATGCGTCATCATCGGCTTGTGGTACCATCACCTTCGAGGAGGCTCTgaggagggagatggagtaccGCAAGTGGGTGGAGAGGACGCACCCGCATCTGCTTGCTGGGATTTGTGGAGCCCCTGAAATGCACAGA GATGTCAGTACAGGATCAGTACCTGATGCAATTAAGAGAAAAATAGCTTCTGAGCCCAGTGTGCCTCCGCAGCAGTCTAGTTTCAGTTGTGTAACTGGACAGAAACAGCCTCAAAATTGGTATCCCTCAAAGAAAAAGGTGAAAGTTCCGCATCTTCCATCACAGATTCTGCAGTGTCCCAGACCAAATGTGGTACCATCCTTTTGGTGCAAAATTTGCAAGGTTGATTGTGTCACTGAGTTCAATTTTGGCGCTCATATTGGAGGCAAAAAACATAAGGCCAAAAAACTAGAGATTCTTGGTAAAAGGAATGCCGGAACACCTTCTAGCCAATGTGCAGCTGGTAACAGGAACCCTGGACAAAATGGCCATGCAGTTTCTGGAAACAGAAACAATGAACGGAATGTGGCTAGCAGCATTACTGCTGGACCAAACTGTGATCTGTCATCTGAAAGCAGAACTAATGGAACAGAAGAAAGGTGA